The Mus musculus strain C57BL/6J chromosome 2, GRCm38.p6 C57BL/6J genome has a window encoding:
- the Gm39774 gene encoding predicted gene, 39774: MLQGIQEHRGTVMTMKIPLLMVALILPSVENLFFRNPQYTLTLEQLLGKWYITRWAGNLPIPAKKKLTPLPPFVFVKNAIGKLEFRMNISKPIGCVQFKIYMDEDRYNSNIFYIWPKFSIVFRFIGGTDFAIAAHVGKFNREMEKVTMLMGRHMAPTPTMLLDFEDFVESLILNKTDIINPGCDDSCELSGQT, encoded by the exons ATGCTGCAGGGGATACAGGAGCACAGAGGTACCGTGATGACCATGAAGATCCCGCTACTGATGGTGGCTTTGATCTTGCCCTCTGTGGAGAATTTATTCTTTAGGAATCCTCAGTACACTCTCACTCTTGAACAG CTTCTAGGAAAATGGTACATAACTCGCTGGGCAGGAAACCTGCCTATTCCTGCAAAGAAGAAGCTTACCCCACTGCCTCCCTTTGTTTTTGTCAAAAATGCTATTGGCAAGTTGGAGTTTAGGATGAACATCTC AAAACCCATTGGTTGTGTTCAGTTCAAGATATATATGGATGAAGATAGATATAATTCTAATATCTTCTACATCT ggCCAAAGTTCAGTATTGTCTTTAGATTCATCGGCGGGACGGACTTTGCTATTGCTGCCCATGTAGGCaaattcaacagagaaatggaaaagGTGACAATGCTCATGG GTCGACATATGGCACCAACGCCAACAATGCTATTGGATTTTGAAGATTTTGTAGAAAGCTTAATACTGAACAAAACAGACATCATCAACCCTGGATGTGATG ATTCCTGTGAGTTGTCTGGACAAACATAG